Within the Nitrosococcus wardiae genome, the region TGGATGCAGAGGGTGCAGCCAATGCAGTGCTTTTCATCAATCACCGCCAGCGCTTTGGGTTTTTCTTCCTGCTCCGAATCCAGGGGTTTGGGATCGCGTCCTAATAAATCCGCTAGGGCGATGATGGTTGCCTCTCCTCCTGGAGGACAACGGTTGATATCCGCTTCCTCGGCGGCAATGGCTTGAGCATAGGGGCGGCAGCCGGGATAGCTGCACTGACCGCATTGGGTCTGGGGCAGGAGGGCGTCGATCTGATCTACTACCGGATCGCCATCCACTTTAAAGCGCAGGTTGGCATACCCCAAAAGGAGGCCAAACAGTGCCGCTAGCGCGGACAACGCCAAAATTGCAACCAGCATGGGATTATCCTTTGACCAGTCCGGAAAAGCCCATAAAGGCCATGGACATCAGCCCAGCGGTAATTAGTCCAATGGCCGGTCCCTGAAAGGGACGGGGCACTTCTGCTGCCGCAATTCGCTCCCGCAGGGCCGCAAATAAGACCAATACCAGGGAAAAACCCAGGGCGGCCCCAAAGCCATAGAGGGCTGAGGGCAAGAATCCCTGTTGATGCTGTATATTCAGCAAAGCCACTCCCAGCACTGCGCAGTTGGTGGTAATCAGGGGTAGAAAAATCCCTAATACCTGATATAAGAGCGGGCTGGTTTTATGGACCACCATTTCCGTAAATTGCACGACAAAGGCGATGGCGAGGATAAAGGCGATGGTACGCAGATACTCAATCCCCAAGGGTGCCAATAGGTATTGATTGAGCAAATAGCTACATACGGAAGAGAGGGTGAGCACAAAAGTCGTGGCTAGCCCCATTCCTATCGCGGTCTCCAGTTTCCGGGAGACGCCCATAAAGGGGCAGAGACCTAAAAACTTCACCAGCACAAAATTATTGACCAGCACTGTGCTGACTAGAATCAAAGCATACTCGGTCATGGGAAGGCTTTAAGGCTATTTGACCCGCATTCCAGGCTGTGCACCTTCATCGGGATTGAGCAGGTAAATTTCTTTACCTCCCGGGCCGGCTGCCAGGACCATGCCTTCGGAAACCCCAAAGCGCATTTTTCGTGGAGCCAAGTTAGCCACCATAATTGTGAGACGGCCGATTACGCTCTCCGGTGCGTAAGCGGCCTTGATTCCAGCAAAGACCTGGCGAGTTTCACCCCCCAAATCTAGCTCTAGGCGTAGGAGTTTATCGGCACCTTCCACCTGCTCTGCTTTAAGGATTCGGGCCACCCGCAGATCGAGTTTGGCAAAATCCTCAAACTGAATAATTTCCGCGATGGGATTTTCAGCTAAGGGGCCATTTGCTTGAGCAGGGCTTGCCTTTTTCTCCAGATGTTCTTTGGAATCCTCAACCATGGCATCGATCTTGGGTTTTTCCACACGGGTCATCAGGGGTTGAAAACGGTTAATGGTCTGACTGAGCAAAGGGGTGTTGGCATCGGACCAAGCTAGTGGGCGGCAATTGAGAAACTCTTCGGCTTTTTCTGCCATCATCGGCAAGACCGGTTTGAGATAGACCATTAACTGTCGGAAGAGGTTGAGGCCGAGGGTGCAAACCTGTTGGACTTCCTGCTCTCGCCCCGGCTCTTTGATGGCCACCCAGGGCTGACGGTCGTCAATATAGCGGTTGGCCTGGTCGGCAAGTGCCATGATTTCTCGCATGGCGTGGCCAAATTCCCGATTTTCGTAGTATTGGGCCAAGCGGTCAGCGGCTGCTGCAAACTCCTGAAATAGCGTTTCCTTGAGCAACTGGTTTGCAAGGCGGCTGTGAAAGTGTTTATTAATAAAGCCCGCGCAACGACTGGCAATATTCACCACCTTACCTACCAGATCGGCATTGACCCGAGCAGTGAAATCTTCGAAATTTAGGTCTAAATCCTCAATCCCGCT harbors:
- the rsxB gene encoding electron transport complex subunit RsxB translates to MLVAILALSALAALFGLLLGYANLRFKVDGDPVVDQIDALLPQTQCGQCSYPGCRPYAQAIAAEEADINRCPPGGEATIIALADLLGRDPKPLDSEQEEKPKALAVIDEKHCIGCTLCIQACPVDAILGAAKQLHTVIAAECTGCELCVAPCPVDCIEMVPLTPELATWKWPFPEVTEPPLPIALQQQKVEANKPLLPEVSDFQGEKAS
- the rsxA gene encoding electron transport complex subunit RsxA, translated to MTEYALILVSTVLVNNFVLVKFLGLCPFMGVSRKLETAIGMGLATTFVLTLSSVCSYLLNQYLLAPLGIEYLRTIAFILAIAFVVQFTEMVVHKTSPLLYQVLGIFLPLITTNCAVLGVALLNIQHQQGFLPSALYGFGAALGFSLVLVLFAALRERIAAAEVPRPFQGPAIGLITAGLMSMAFMGFSGLVKG